In the genome of Carya illinoinensis cultivar Pawnee chromosome 13, C.illinoinensisPawnee_v1, whole genome shotgun sequence, the window tatttttttagaattttttggtGTATAAGTGTCATTTTCTATGCTTAATATGAGCCAAATATGGTGTGATGGCacgtcttttatatatataatgtaacgTTTTGTTCTCGTTGTTTGGTGAGAAGGACAAAtggaaaaaaagtaaatttatttaagatctttccatatatatttacactcaAAGAATCATTAATCTTGAAACAGGTAGACTCTCAAGAAATGTTGTCATGACTGGAAATATTCTTTTCGACGGGAAGAAGAGGAGACTAGACTATGGTGCTGTTGTAAGTATGATCATGTGAAACATAaagtttacattttttttttaaattccatgTTTTTTTTAACCTCAACAtctaaatgataaataaaagcCATAAATATATATGCACAAATTAAATTTCTGCAAAATGAATGTAATAGCCAACTGGATGATTGTTTTTGTCTTCTGTACACTGCAAATTTACAGGCTTATGTGACTCAAGAGGATGTGATGTTAGGAACTCTCACTGTCAAGGAAACCATAACTTACTCAGCACATTTGAGGCTTCCAACTAAATTGACAAAAGAAGAAGTGAATAGCATTGTGGAAGGAACAATAATGGAAATGGGTCTCCAAGATTGTGCAGATAGGATGATTGGAAATTGGCATTTGAGAGGTATAAGTGGTGGGGAGAAGAAAAGACTGAGCATTGCACTTGAAATCCTCACACGACCTCGTTTATTGTTTCTTGATGAACCCACTAGCGGCCTTGACAGTGCCTCAGCTTTCTTTGTGGTTCAAACTCTCAGAACAATTGCTCGTGATGGAAGGACAGTTATCTCTTCCATTCACCAGCCAAGCAGTGAAGTCTTTGCACTCTTTGATGACCTTTTCTTGCTGTCAACTGGTGAAACTGTGTATTTTGGGGAAGCAAAGATGGCAGTTAAGGTATCATAGTACTAAATATATCTATAATGTAATTATTCATAAGCATGACTCTGCTATTCAAGACTTTGATGTTAGGATTAAACCAAAAGAGATATACCAATGGagttcttcttcaatttcttgaCCAAATTGGATCGTCCATCCAATTTAGAGAAAGATAGACAGCATTAAATTCACATATGTGTAGTCCACTCCGTCAGAAAATTCAATACAGGtatcaataaatattgtaagaccCCATGATGTGTGTACCTTTCTCCAGAATTGGACCATCGAATTCGGTCTGGTTGACATTTATAACTTAATTGCAGTTGTTATATTCTGATCTAAATATGGGtttcttgatttattttttgcagtTCTTTGCTGAGGCGGGGTTTCCATGTCCGAGTAAAAGGAATCCTTCAGATCACTTCCTACGTTGTGTCAATTCAGATTTTGACGTTGTAACTGCCACATTGAAAGGATCTCAAAGATTTCGTTCACTTACCAGTTTCAACCAAACGCATAATGTGGTATTTTAATCTTCTTTGTCTATTGCTGGGGCTGATTTTAATGAGATGATGCAGTAGCAATTGCCTTACAAAGTCAAGCCTTGCCAACCTTTAACTGCCAAATTCTCACCTCACTAGTGGTGCCTTGAAATATAAACCTCTCTAAACTGGAACAGCAGCAAACATCCTTCTTCTTGGATATAAGATTGTGCTCAAAATAACACAGTCGCATTCTGGAAGGAAGATTTTTGTTGGAGGATTGAATTTCTagatataaactataaaaaccCCTGCAGAACCTCCAGTCTCcaaattctttttctgttttccaTTTTTTGTGTTTCTATTGCAACCTTCATGTTTGTCCTTTTAACTTTTGTACTCATGGTTTCTATTGATAACTTTTATTGTAGGATGCACCGACTTCATCAGATCCCTTCATGAATTTGGCTACGTCAGAGATCAAAGCAATGCTTATTGAGAAATACAGGAAATCACAGTATGCAAAAAGGGCAAGAACTAGGATTCAAGAAATATCAGCAACTGTAAGCATTTACACTTGATTGGTTATAACTTCAACTCCTAAGTTGAGGTCTGCATGCTGCATATTTAGATCCGTAGGACAAAATCTTCACTAGTGTTAAATCACCACTTGTCCCAAAAACTTAAATTCATAGAAAAaggtagatttaattatttatattatataatcaacAACCAGGAACATGCTAAAAAGAACTCTTAATAATACGTTTGATATATAACTTTCTTTTTCTAATGGAAGACAGCTATTATTGAGTGATGTCAGATATGTATCTCAACAATGTGCTCATAGCAAATATGATGTTTGCAGGAAGGACTTGCGCTTGAAACAAAAATGGCAAGTCAAACAAGTTGGTGGAAGCAACTTTTAACATTGACACAGAGATCAAGTGTTAACATGTCCAGAGATGTGGGATATTACTGGTTGaggataataatatatatagttgtatcTATTTGTGTTGGTACTGTCTACTATGATATTGGCAATAGCTACACCTCAATCTTGGCCAGAGGAGCCTGTGGTGGATTTGTGACAGGGTTTATGACATTTATGTCAATCGGAGGCTTTCCATCCTTCATCGAAGAGATGAAggtaaataatcatttcataaactgATATAGAGAAAGTTTCTTCTGAGGGCTTAGTTTTCACCCTCTCATTTTAGcctcattccttttctttttaactgAAACAGGTCTTTTACCGTGAAAGGCTTAACGGGTATTATGGAGTAGCAGTGTTTATTCTATCCAACTTCCTTTCTTCATTCCCTTTCTTGGTTGCGATTGCGGTTTCTACTGGGACTATTACTTACTACATGGTGAAGTTTCGACCAGGATTTTCTCATTACGTCTTCTACTCTCTTAATCTCTTTCTCTGCATTTCTGTTATAGAGAGCCTCATGATGGTCGTAGCTTCATTGGTTCCGAATTTCCTCATGGGAATTATTACAGGAGCAGGAGTTATTGTAAGAACACGCACTTACGCCTATGAAAagctgctatttttttttttttttttttgcctcttCTCATTTCGATCAACATGTTAAAGTTCAAGCATGCCattgtttttactgtcatcatTGGTTATTTATGCAGGGAATCTTCATGATGACATCCGGTTTCTTCCGCTTACTGTCTGATCTTCCCAAGCCATTTTGGCGCTATCCAGTTTCCTATCTCAGTTATGGCTCATGGGGTCTACAGGTAACCACTCTATGAAACAGAGTTTGCATATGTTGCTCATGGCTAATGCTTggggggtttgagagcaatatTGGGTTCAATTATGACTCATTAGTCATAATTATGACTTAGTCATGGcctaaaaaacatatataatgcaGAAATATTTCGAGggaaattattttgataaaataaggAGAAATGAAGAGAAACCAAACGCAAAACGGAAAAgctgtaattttttaaagaagtttGTTTCCCGATACCTCCCATATAGATGAGTTATATGGTTTTTCCAGCTAGAAACGTGTTGTGGGTCCAGACTTTCAAATGAGAAGATCATTGTTTCTTATAAGTTCAGAAAAGCTTCTCAGAAAGGTCTGAGTTTTCTTAGATGAAATCCTTCCCAAACAAGCAAGTGATCAAAGGAAAATTTTTAGAATTCCCTAGATTTTCCTGAGACATACAACTGTCTGTCAGTCTGAGTACTCTAGGCTAACCAAAGCAACGATTGACTGCATCCCACTTTATATGGCATTAAACTAACTTCTAAAAGGCTAATAAGTAACCTTGAGTCTTCCATGACCATTACGTGCTTATCAATTTCAAACCTTAACCTTCGAGTTGGGTGTTTATGACTTTCACACGCCAACTCAAGGGGTTAGTATAAGAGACTTGGTTACGCTACCAATTCAGAAACTGATATGCTTTATCTCAGGGAATTGATATACCCTGTGCCCCCGAATAGGCATGTCTCACCACTATCTTCtctctatttcctttttttgtatATGTTTATAGATTTACGATTCAGCTTGTGTGTGTATGCTAGAGAGCTACAAAATCATATACAGCTGCTTTTTCTCAAGAATTCTGCTACTTACAAGCTGGTGTTACACACTTCTTACTGTGAGACGCTTTGCggctataaaaaaaatcaatacaacaataatttttatgttagcTGATGTTGTAGGCTTTCACATCAGTGGTAATGTAGTAGGCTTTCGCATCAATGGTGTGTTTACTGTATCATAAACAggtttgtaaataaattttttctgcCCTCgatattgatgtattttgcACAGGGCTCCTACAAGAACGACTTGCTTGGGCTTGAATTCGATCCTATGATACCCGGTGACCCAAAACTGAAGGGCAAGGATGTTATCACGCAAATGTATCGTATGCCCATAGACCATTCCAAGTGGTGGGACTTAGCTGCTCTGGTGCTGCTTCTTGTATTTTACAGGGTACTTTTCTTCACGATTCTCAAGTTCAAGGAGGGAGCTTCACCGTTATTTCATGGGCTTTATTCCAAGAGAGCCCTCCATCATCTTGATAAGAGGCCTTCTTTCAGGGAAATACCAAATTTCCCTTCCAAGAGGCACCAACCTCTCCATTCACTGTCTTCTCAAGAGGGTCTCAATTCTCCTCTTCAGCAAATTAAGTaaactttcaagtttcaagcTACAGATGTTATAGTGAAAATCTGTCTTTTCAAGTGTCCATTgtagttataaatatatgaagaaAACAATACAGTTTCTATTGAGTTTTATGCATAGAGTTTGTTTGGTATTCTCTCTGTTTCAGTCTTGAAATAAGAAATATCAGCATAAACATTGGGAGGCTGCATAGCAGCTTATTGTGTTGCTTTATGTTCCcaacttgtatttattttgACGTCTGAATAAACATAAAAAGGCTATATATACTTGCTGTTTCTGTCTTTATGGTACGAAATGTTTGAATTATAATTGGGAAAATTTCCTGAATGAAAACATATATAGTGCCTATAAAAAGTTATTAGAAGCTCAAACAAGAAGCTCAAACAAAGTAGGGGGATAAAAATTACTTCGCATTGATGCTGTCGACATCTAACAGCCAAGGCCTCTGCCAACAATTGTCCCAAAAACATCAACTGTATCATTTTTATGTTCCTCTCATGCATAAATTCACACCATGCCAATACTATGTGTAATTGAGTAAAATTATGTAAATGACTAAACTactattttttaacaatttaaatttttgggaCATTTGTTAATTCATTATTGGATAGTTTTTTACCAATATCAATCCATTTGATCAAACGAACtgtcttttgtttcttcttctttttcactttaTAGCATGTGCTCAGGGGCTtgctttcatcaaatccttgtCTTATGTCTTTTATCTGAATGTCCAGTGTCATTTTCGGCAAGTAATACACGCTACACGAAATATAGGCAGTGATCACAAGTTGAAAGCGCCAGTGCCTTTAACATGACAGCAAAACCACTCAAAAAATGTGCACTAATTCCCATGGATATTCGTGGTATGTTTATGGGTTGGAGTCTGCATCCACCATGACAGCAAAACCACTCAAAAAATGTGCACTAATTCCCATGGATATTCGTGGTATGTTTAGGGGTTGGAGTCTGCATCCACCATGGGCTAATGCTAACAGTACTGATCAGCTTTTATGGATCCTGCTACTGCCACAGAAAAAGCCACCGAGGGTGGCCACCGAATAggctaaagttttttttttttttttaagctttttttcacactttttttatatctttaaatatttttttttttaaattcacaacatcacttGAAAACACTTCCATAATCactaagtataaaaaataaataaaataaaataaaataaaaaattcggtGACCGGCCACCATGGCTTTTGTCTGTGGGATAAACAACATCCAGCTTTTAAATCACCATAGCCTATATAGGGTGCCAAAACGTACATAGAAAGTGAAGGATTCTGACCAAATGTTTTTCTATTGTTCCCTCTGTTGAGTGTTTGGCCCAAGATATTGCATATAGCGCCAGATTTAAGAActgttaagaaaaaaagaagaagaagaaattaacCTTTCAAGCACCAAAAGGAATGAATGTGTTTCATTAAAGCattcattttttgtttggtgAGCTCATGAGTTACTGCAACTATAACTAGCAACTTCGAGAGCaaccaaatttttatttttaatttttacttttcactGAAGAAACAGATTTGATCTCCATGATTTACTCCTCATATCTCTCCATCCATGACTGCTACAATTTCTCTTCATGATGCCAGCTCGTGTAAATTATTTATCCGTTACTCTTATAGCACCAATTGTAtgtttcctttttacttttctGTGTACAGCTGTAaagctttcttttcctctttgtaAAATGTTATAAATGAAAACTCATGGCCATGCATCAAGCAGGCTATTCTTCTTACAAGATATCAAGAGCCAACAGAGGTTCTACCAATGGCTTGATCAACATTTGCAACCTCAACGATCCCAACTGTGGCTGATCTTGCTGCTTTTGGTTTAGTTTCCTCCAAAACTAATAGAGCAAATAATACCTCTGCTTCCTCTGCTCCATCTCAGCACTCCCAAGTGCCATTCGACTCCATTAAGGAAGAGCAAAGCAGTGCCTAATGCCAGCATGGTCTCCTATTCAGCATTTACTTTTTCCTCTTAATTTGCTTGTCAGTCTATTTCTGATTGGTTGTATAAAAGGGAAGGCTGTTATAACGGCATTGTACTCTGCTGCTTCCAGAAATTCTGTGCACGCCATCTGGTTGTTGTAATGCCAGAATATTCTGGAACAAACTTGCCCTTAAATACCACACTGTGTAAACGTCCTTCTCAAGAAATGAAACACTTCATTTTACActtttaacatggtatcagagcctttTTTTAAGGACTAACGTCCATGGCTGAAAATCCTCCTCCTCCCCCTCCTCCTCCacacatattttcaaacaacTGGAATCTCTCATCGCTTAACTTGCCCCCACACACACCAACAAAATGGGGCCGTGGAACAAAAGCATCGACACATTGTCGAAACTGGTCTTGCTCTCCTTGCGCATGCTTCCCTCCCTTAGTCCTTTTGGGCTGATGCTTTTCATACTGCTGTTTTTTTGATAAATCGACTTCCAATTCCAGTTTTATTTCACAAAACACCCTATGAAAAACTATTCTTAAAATCTCCAGATTACAATTTTCTTAGGACTTTCGGCACTGCATGCTGGCCTCATCTCCGGCCATATAATAAACATAAGCTTGATCTTCGTTCCACCCAATGTCTTTTTATTGGCTACAGTTCCACTCACAAAGGGTATCACTGTCTTCATATCCCTACAAATCGATTGTACATCTCtcgtgatgttgtttttgatgaaaatatttttcctacTGCTAACTTTACCTCCATGAGCTCATTACCGTCCCCTTCTCAGTCCACTACTTCTTTCCTCGGCCCACTATCTTTAGCTCAACCCACCACTTCTTCATATCCCACTCGATCAGACCCACTGGCCTTTACCCAGCCCATTACCCAAACCACCACCCAATCCATCTCTAATAATATCTCGTCCAGTCCTTCCCCGTCTACTGAGTCCAGCTCCtcttctattttctcttcaGCATCGTCTTCTTCTCATCCTTCCGAAA includes:
- the LOC122291132 gene encoding ABC transporter G family member 15-like, which encodes MEIEAGASSSTTGGGDEKVIWNGSPGHEKIRGTYLVWEDLTVVLPNFGKNKPTKRLLHGLSGYAEPGRIMAIMGPSGSGKSTLLDAYDQLCGRLSRNVVMTGNILFDGKKRRLDYGAVAYVTQEDVMLGTLTVKETITYSAHLRLPTKLTKEEVNSIVEGTIMEMGLQDCADRMIGNWHLRGISGGEKKRLSIALEILTRPRLLFLDEPTSGLDSASAFFVVQTLRTIARDGRTVISSIHQPSSEVFALFDDLFLLSTGETVYFGEAKMAVKFFAEAGFPCPSKRNPSDHFLRCVNSDFDVVTATLKGSQRFRSLTSFNQTHNVDAPTSSDPFMNLATSEIKAMLIEKYRKSQYAKRARTRIQEISATEGLALETKMASQTSWWKQLLTLTQRSSVNMSRDVGYYWLRIIIYIVVSICVGTVYYDIGNSYTSILARGACGGFVTGFMTFMSIGGFPSFIEEMKVFYRERLNGYYGVAVFILSNFLSSFPFLVAIAVSTGTITYYMVKFRPGFSHYVFYSLNLFLCISVIESLMMVVASLVPNFLMGIITGAGVIGIFMMTSGFFRLLSDLPKPFWRYPVSYLSYGSWGLQGSYKNDLLGLEFDPMIPGDPKLKGKDVITQMYRMPIDHSKWWDLAALVLLLVFYRVLFFTILKFKEGASPLFHGLYSKRALHHLDKRPSFREIPNFPSKRHQPLHSLSSQEGLNSPLQQIK